From the Planktothricoides raciborskii GIHE-MW2 genome, the window GCGGTTAAAGACTGGGGCTTAACTCCAGAAAGGCCGTGGAAACTGCACCACTAGAGGGCAGTAGGGGTAGAGGGAATTCCCGGTGTAGCGGTGAAATGCGTAGAGATCGGGAAGAACACCAGTGGCGAAAGCGCTCTACTGGACTGCAACTGACACTCAGGGACGAAAGCTAGGGGAGCGAATGGGATTAGATACCCCAGTAGTCCTAGCCGTAAACGATGGATACTAGGTGTTGTCTGTATCGACCCAGACAGTGCCGCAGCTAACGCGATAAGTATCCCGCCTGGGGAGTACGCACGCAAGTGTGAAACTCAAAGGAATTGACGGGGGCCCGCACAAGCGGTGGAGTATGTGGTTTAATTCGATGCAACGCGAAAAACCTTACCAGGGCTTGACATGTCGCGAACCTCGCTGAAAGGTGAGGGTGCCTTCGGGAGCGCGAACACAGGTGGTGCATGGCTGTCGTCAGCTCGTGTCGTGAGATGTTGGGTTAAGTCCCGCAACGAGCGCAACCCTCGTTCTTAGTTGCCATCATTCAGTTGGGCACTCTAGGGAGACTGCCGGTGATAAACCGGAGGAAGGTGGGGATGACGTCAAGTCATCATGCCCCTTACGTCCTGGGCTACACACGTACTACAATGGGTGGGACAAAGGGCAGCGAACTCGCAAGAGCCAGCTAATCCCATAAACCCATCCTCAGTTCAGATTGCTCTCTGCAACTCGAGAGCATGAAGGAGGAATCGCTAGTAATCGCAGGTCAGCATACTGCGGTGAATACGTTCCCGGGCCTTGTACACACCGCCCGTCACACCATGGAAGTTGGCCATGCCCGAAGTCATTACTCTAACCCTTCGGGGAGGAGGATGCCGAAGGCAGGGCTGATGACTGGGGTGAAGTCGTAACAAGGTAGCCGTACCGGAAGGTGTGGCTGGATCACCTCCTTTTTAGGGAGACCTGAGAGATGAATTGAGTCCAAACGCACCAATCATAACTCTCATATCCCAGGTCGTTCGAGGTCAAACAAAAAGGCTTTCAAACTAACATCAGGTCGGGACATGGGCTATTAGCTCAGGTGGTTAGAGCGCACCCCTGATAAGGGTGAGGTCCCTGGTTCGAGTCCAGGATGGCCCACTCCCCGCCATCAGTCAGCGCCCAAGCGCTTTTCTGAAAGCGGCCAGCTTTTGGGGGTATAGCTCAGTTGGTAGAGCGCTGCCTTTGCAAGGCAGATGTCAGCGGTTCGAGTCCGCTTACCTCCAGAGAAGACAACCACTGTCAAGCAACTGCACTGGGAATGAACCAGACAGACTGCTGGACAGAATCTGTCCAGAATGAACCTAGAAAATTACATAGAAACCGAATCAAAGGTGTATCCATTTTCGAGAAATCGAGGATATGAATCAAGCCAATGTGGTCAAGCTACAAAGGGCTAATGGTGGATACCTAGGCACGCAGAGGCGAAGAAGGACGCGGCTACCGGCGAAACGCTTCGGGGAGCTGGAAACAAGCATTGATCCGAAGGTGTCCGAATGGGGCAACCCCTAGTACGGCTGACTGAATCTATAGGTCAGCACGAGCCAACCGGGCGAACTGAAACATCTTAGTAGCTCGAGGAAAAGAAATCAAACAGAGATTCCCTGAGTAGTGGTGAGCGAAAGGGGAAGAGCCTAAACCAATGGTTTTTACCGTTGGGGTCGTGGGACAGCCACAAGTGACTGTGAAGGTTAGACGAAGCCGTTGAATGCGGCACCAAAGAAGGTGAAAGTCCTGTAGTTAAAAACTGAAGCAGCACGGCTGGATCCCGAGTAGCCAGGAGCACGTGAAATTCCTGGTGAATCCGCGAGGACCACCTCGTAAGGCTAAATACTACTGCGTGACCGATAGTGAACCAGTACCGCGAGGGAAAGGTGAAAAGAACCCCGGGAGGGGAGTGAAATAGAACATGAAACCATTAGCTTACAAGCAGTGGAAGGACGATTTAACGTCTGACCGCGTGCCTGTTGAAGAATGAGCCGGCGAGTTATAGGTGGTGGCAGGTTAAGACGAACACCGTCGCAGCCAAAGCGAAAGCGAGTCTGAATAGGGCGAATTGAGTCACCATTTATAGACCCGAACCCGGGTGATCTAACCATGTCCAGGATGAAGCTTGGGTGACACCAAGTGGAGGTCCGAACCGACCGATGTTGAAAAATCGGCGGATGAGGTGTGGTTAGGGGTGAAATGCCAATCGAACCCGGAGCTAGCTGGTTCTCCCCGAAATGTGTTGAGGCGCAGCGGTAGAAATAGACCCTGGGGGTAAAGCACTGTTTCGGTGCGGGCGGCGAGAGCTGTACCAAATCGAGACAAACTCTGAATACCAGGGATGAATTCTACCAGTAAGACGGTGGGGGATAAGCTTCATCGTCAAGAGGGAAACAGCCCAGACCACCAGCTAAGGTCCCCAAATGACCTCTAAGTGATGAAGGAGGTGGGAGTGCAAAGACAACCAGGAGGTTTGCCTAGAAGCAGCCATCCTTAAAAGAGTGCGTAATAGCTCACTGGTCAAGCGCTCTCGCGCCGAAAATGAACGGGGCTAAGAGGTCTACCGAAGCTGTGGAATACATTTATGTATTGGTAGGGGAGCGTTCTGAGCGCGGGTGAAGCACTAGCGGCAAGCAGGTGTGGACGGCTCAGAAGTGAGAATGTCGGCTTGAGTAGCGAAAACATTGGTAAGAATCCAATGCCCCGAAACCCTAAGGGTTCCTCCGGCAGGCTCGTCCGCGGAGGGTTAGTCAGGACCTAAGGCGAGGCCGAACGGCGTAGTCGATGGACAACGGGTTAACATTCCCGTACCGTGGTTAGTTGATGCAGAGGGACGGAGAAGGTGTTCATCAGCCGGATGTTGGTTCCCGGTGTAAGTGGCCAAGACCTTGAGGAACGGCGAAAACGTTCTGAGTTGAGGCGCGAGTCCGACCCGCTACGGCGGGGAAGTGATGAAGATCATGCTTCCTAGAAAAGCTCTAAACATCATAAATTAATCATGCCTGTACCCGAAACCGACACAGGTAGGGTGGTAGAGAATACCGAGGGGCGCGAGATAACTCTCTCTAAGGAACTCGGCAAAATTGCCCCGTAACTTTGGAAGAAGGGGTGCCAGCCGCAAGGCTGGTCGCAGTGAAGAGGCCCAGGCGACTGTTTACCAAAAACACAGGTCTCCGCTAAGGAGCAATCCGATGTATGGGGGCTGACGCCTGCCCAGTGCCGGAAGGTTAAGGAAGCTGGTCAGCGCAAGTGAAGCTGGCGACTGAAGCCCCGGTGAACGGCGGCCGTAACTATAACGGTCCTAAGGTAGCGAAATTCCTTGTCGGGTAAGTTCCGACCCGCACGAAAGGCGTAACGATCTGGGCGCTGTCTCAGAGAGAGACTCGGCGAAATAGGAGTGTCTGTGAAGATACGGACTACCTGCACCTGGACAGAAAGACCCTATGAAGCTTTACTGTACCCTGGAATTGGGTTCGGGCTCTGCCTGCGCAGAATAGGTGGGAGGCGTGGAAGATTTCCTTGTGGGGAAGTCTGAGCCGTCGGTGAGATACCACTCTGGTAGAGCTAGAATTCTCACCCTAACCCGTCAACCGGGTGGGGGAAAGTTTCAGGTGGGCAGTTTGACTGGGGCGGTCGCCTCCTAAAAGGTAACGGAGGCGCGCAAAGGTTCCCTCAGGCTGGTTGGAAATCAGCCGTCGAGTGTAAAGGCACAAGGGAGCTTGACTGCAAGACCTACAAGTCGAGCAGGGACGAAAGTCGGCCTTAGTGATCCGACGGCGCTGCGTGGAAAGGCCGTCGCTCAACGGATAAAAGTTACTCTAGGGATAACAGGCTGATCTCCCCCAAGAGTCCACATCGACGGGGAGGTTTGGCACCTCGATGTCGGCTCATCGCAACCTGGGGCTGAAGTCGGTCCCAAGGGTTCGGCTGTTCGCCGATTAAAGCGGTACGTGAGCTGGGTTCAGAACGTCGTGAGACAGTTCGGTCCATATCCGGTGTAGGCGTAAGAATATTGCGAGGAGCCTTCCTTAGTACGAGAGGACCGGGAAGGACGCACCGCTGGTGTACCTGTTATCGTGCCAACGGTAAACGCAGGGTAGCCAAGTGCGGAGTGGATAACCGCTGAAAGCATCTAAGTGGGAAGCCCACCTCAAGATGAGTATTCTTTGGGAGTTAATCCCTTAAGGTCACGGAAAGACGATCCGTTAATAGGCACTAGGTGGAAGTACAGTGATGTATGTAGCCAAGGTGTACTAATAGACCGAGGGCTTGACCTGATTGGTTTGAACCGATGATTCTGTTTCTATGTATCTTTTGCGGTTTTGACTTATAGTTAGTATTTTTTATTCAAATCACCAATTTCCTGGTGCTTTGAGCGCGGTGGTCCCACGCCTACTCCATCTCGAACTAGGACGTGAAACGCCGCAGCGGCGAAGATACTTGGCGGGTTGCTGCCTGGGAAAATAGCTCAGTGCCAGGTTTAATTTTGCAAACCGCCGCCTTAGTCTGATTCATCAGACTGAGGCGGCGGTTTTTTGTGCGATTTTTTATCGGCGGAATTTACCCATCTACACTATTTGTAGATGGGTGGGTAAGTCCTGTTCAAAAAAAGCTGGCATTTATTGCAAACCAGAGCAAATGAAAGCTGCCCAGTAGAATGGGTGTGAAAAGGGTAGAGACTCGCAGCACAGGAATTTTAGATGTTTTATGGTGTTGCCAATACGATCGCACATTTTGGTACGACTCTTGAATTCTAGATCCCATTGCTGGAAGTCGGAGGAGTCTTGTGGGTGTCGATCGCGCTCTGTTTTCGCTTCCTTACGAGTTGCATAAGCATACTTAAGTGATTTCTCTAAAAAGTGAGTTATTTTTGGCTGATAGGTAGCGGCTAGGGTGTCTCCAGTGAGGGTGCGAAGTTCCACTTGCGATCGCCTTAGCGCTTCAGGACGGTGAAATCCCTGTTGGCGGTAACGGTGGTAGAAGATAGAAAACAGTGCTGTAGCGAAGTCATCCACTGACCACAGAGTGCTGACGGCGCTGCGGGCACCGGCACACAAAAAGCCGGTGGAAAGGGTCAAGATATCGTCGGTTATTTCTGTCACCCCTAAACCAGTCTCACAACAGGATAGGAATACATCTGATAAGTGAGGTAAACGCCAGCCTGGAGTCATCAGTTGACCCAAGGTAATACTACCATCGCCTAATTTTAGCTGGGATTCTAGGGGACGATCGAGACGGGAGTGGGCGTGGTGACTGGAGAGCATCCCTTGCACTTGTTTGATTAGCTGCCGATAATTGGAAACGGTGGCTTGAGTGCTGCCTTTTAGTCGTCGTTCGTCAGATATATTGTGCAGTTGGGCGATTTGTTCGCCTTCAAAACTGGCGCAGGGAAGATCGCCGGTGGCATCTTCGACGGTGCCATAGATTAGATTTTCTCCCACTGGCGGACGCTTTTGGCAAAATTCCAACACTTGGCAACTGGGGATGTAACGGATGAGAAATTTGTCTCCCAGAAATTGATTCTCTGCCACTGGCAAAGCAGCAAAGGGAATTTGGTGGAGTTCAAGGTGAGGCACAATAATCAGTTCGTCAATGTCCGTTAAGTGCTGGGCAATGAGTTCATCCAGTTGCAGTCTTTGGGCGATTTCTGTGAGAACGCTGTTGATTTGGCTTTTCCACTGGTTTTTGTCATTTATATATGGCTGTAACCAGTTCGCGAAAATCCAGTTTTGCAATGTGGCAAATCCTTAAGTAAAGCCTCTGCTTGAATATTCTCGAGTAAGACATCAGCCCCTTCCAAATCATGAAGTCCTGCGGTTAAATAAAATCCGGTTGGATTACCCAAAGCATCACAGGTTGCATGGATTTTGGTACTTAAACCCCCTTTACTACGTCCAATGGCTTGGTCGGAATCGTTTTTTTTTGAGCGCCTGCACTATGCTGATGGGCGCGAACAATAGTCGCATCAATCATGGCATATTCATTATCTGCATCTTCGGCTAAGATTTTAAAGACTCGTTCCCAGACTCCAGATTTTGACCAGCGACTATGACGGGTATGAATTACTCGAAAATCCCCAAATCTCTCCGGTAGATCACGCCAGGGTATTCCGGCGCGATAGCGATATAAAACCGCTTCTACAAACAATCGGTTATTTTTGGCAGTCCCGCCCACATAACCTTCTCTACCTGGTAATATGTCTTTAATTCTTTCCCATTGGTCATCTCTTCTTCGCATAGCGTCTCATCAGTTAAATATCTCCTTTTTATCCTTTATCATATTCTTTTTATTGTAGCGATCGCTCGTTACCCTCTAACTGATGACACGCCCTACTATAGATAACGAAACTTTCCCGTCCCTACCATGCCCGGAACAGAGCTAGACCCACCAGGTCCGCAAAATATTGACCACCACCCTGCCAAAGTGTCGATGGCGGGATCCTCTACTTAGGCAACTATTCACAAACGAAGCCTCCGGACTTGATCTAATATGAAAGCGTCGCCTTCGCCGGATTCTTTGTATTCGTCTTCGCCGTCGCCGTCACCTTTACCTTCGCCGTTGACGGAGCGTGGGCCATCCTCTTCGCAGTCAGCGTCGCCTTCTCCCTCGCCTTAGATTATTAGTCACACTTCTTCCAGTTCTGACCATCAGCAAATTCAAGGAGACCTAACCATGACCGATAGTCGTCACATCAAGGCCCAAAACTACCACGAAACTACCGTTCGAGACCAAGCACAGTATGCCGAGGGAGATATCAACAACTATGCCCCAGAGCAGCGACAAACCCTAGCCGAGGCTGCCGCCGAAATTCAGCGGCTACTGGAGCAGTTGGACAAAACCTACCCTACCAATACAGTGGCGGGACAAATGCAGGCGGCGCAGGAAGCAATCAAACAAATCGATAGTAATATGCCCCTAGCAGACCGCATCCTCAGTGCCGTTAGGGTAGGAGGTACGGAAGCCCTAAAACAAACCCTAAACCACCCAGCGGCCACTTTCGTACTGGCCCTGCTGGATGACTGGCAAAAGACCAAGGGAAGCTAAGAGCAGATAAGCTGAAATAGGAGTCACGCCCAATGCCGGAGCAGCAAGAACCAAGCCGAGAAATAGAGGCTGGAAGAGACTATCGCGAAACTAGCGTTAGTGACAGTGCCTCTTATGCCGAACGAGACTTATTCAATGCGAATGTTGTTAATGTTTTTAACATCATTCCCGATGGAGCGAGCCGACAAAAAATTCTGAAACTTTTAAGCAATCCCATGACCCCGGTTTCTTCAAGCAGAGAGGAATTGGAGAAATTGATTGAGGGGTCACATCTAACATTTGATGAGGCTGAACGCAAGTTAATTCAAAAAATAATTGAAAGCAGCGAATTTGAATCCATCACAAATCGAATCAAAAGCTATCAGTTTCTAGCGCAATATTTAGGGGACAAGGAACACAGAGAATGGTTGG encodes:
- a CDS encoding CHAT domain-containing protein, with translation MQNWIFANWLQPYINDKNQWKSQINSVLTEIAQRLQLDELIAQHLTDIDELIIVPHLELHQIPFAALPVAENQFLGDKFLIRYIPSCQVLEFCQKRPPVGENLIYGTVEDATGDLPCASFEGEQIAQLHNISDERRLKGSTQATVSNYRQLIKQVQGMLSSHHAHSRLDRPLESQLKLGDGSITLGQLMTPGWRLPHLSDVFLSCCETGLGVTEITDDILTLSTGFLCAGARSAVSTLWSVDDFATALFSIFYHRYRQQGFHRPEALRRSQVELRTLTGDTLAATYQPKITHFLEKSLKYAYATRKEAKTERDRHPQDSSDFQQWDLEFKSRTKMCDRIGNTIKHLKFLCCESLPFSHPFYWAAFICSGLQ